GAACGTTGATGCCGGAAGACGTCAAACTCTTCGCTGTCTTGACCGGCGATATCAACCCTGCCGTGGTCGACCGCGAATATGCCGAAAGCGGCATGTTTCGCGAGGTTATCGCCCACGGCATGTGGAGCGGATCGCTGATTTCGACGGTACTCGGCACCCAGTTCCCCGGCCCCGGCACCAACCTGATTGACCAGACCCTGCATTTTGCCCGTCCGGTCACGATTGGCGACACGATCACCATTACCGTCACGGTCAAACAGAAATTCGACCATAACCAGCACGTCATTTTCGATTGTGTATGCACCAACCAGGAAGGTTTGCAGGTGGTACGCGGCACCGCCGAAGTGCTGGCGCCCTCGGAAAAAGTGTCACACATGCAGGACGTCCATTTCCCGGAAATCCGCATCGACGACAAGCATGAGCGCTACCAGCACCTGCTTTCCCGCGTCAAGGGACTGGAGCCCATTCCGACCGCAGTGGCCCATCCGTGCGATTGCGAGTCGCTGAAGGGGCCGGTCATCGCTTTCCAGGAAGGCATCATCGAACCGATCCTGGTCGGTCCCGAATCGAAAATCCGTGCGGTGGCCGAAGAGTTCGGCATCGATCTGCATGGCATCCGCATCGTCAATTCGAAGCATAGCCACGACTCGGCCGCACTCGCCGTATCGCTTGTCCGCACCGGCGACGCCGAAGCGCTGATGAAAGGTAGCCTGCACACCGATGAGCTGATGAGCGAAGTGGTGGCCAGAGCCAATGGCATGCGCACGTCGCGCCGGATCAGCCATGTTTTCCTGATGAATGTGCCCACCTACCATCGGCCATTGCTGATTACCGATGCGGCAATCAACATTGCCCCGACGCTGGAAGACAAGGTGCATATCATCCAGAACGCCATCGACCTGGCCCACATCATCGGCATCCCCGAACCCAAGGTGGCGATTCTCTCCGCCGTCGAAACCGTCAATCCCAAGATCCAGTCCACGCTCGATGCCGCTGCCCTGTGCAAGATGGCCGACCGGGGACAGATTCGCGGCGGCATTCTTGATGGCCCGCTCGCCTTCGACAACGCCGTCTCCATCGTCGCGGCCAAGACCAAGGGCATCAAG
The sequence above is drawn from the Dechloromonas sp. TW-R-39-2 genome and encodes:
- a CDS encoding bifunctional enoyl-CoA hydratase/phosphate acetyltransferase, whose product is MQESNQRRLLVNKVYDEIHIGDTSSLTRTLMPEDVKLFAVLTGDINPAVVDREYAESGMFREVIAHGMWSGSLISTVLGTQFPGPGTNLIDQTLHFARPVTIGDTITITVTVKQKFDHNQHVIFDCVCTNQEGLQVVRGTAEVLAPSEKVSHMQDVHFPEIRIDDKHERYQHLLSRVKGLEPIPTAVAHPCDCESLKGPVIAFQEGIIEPILVGPESKIRAVAEEFGIDLHGIRIVNSKHSHDSAALAVSLVRTGDAEALMKGSLHTDELMSEVVARANGMRTSRRISHVFLMNVPTYHRPLLITDAAINIAPTLEDKVHIIQNAIDLAHIIGIPEPKVAILSAVETVNPKIQSTLDAAALCKMADRGQIRGGILDGPLAFDNAVSIVAAKTKGIKSAVAGHAEILVVPDLESGNMVAKQLEYLANALTAGIVLGTTVPIVLTSRADSAETRTASCVIAALIAHANRKKGTA